Proteins co-encoded in one Setaria viridis chromosome 9, Setaria_viridis_v4.0, whole genome shotgun sequence genomic window:
- the LOC140221204 gene encoding uncharacterized protein, translated as MFELKTNLINMMQASPFCGKPNKDANIHPQHFLGLCDTVTMRGVTQDAIQLRLFPFFLLGRAKQWFYKDKDAVNIWDKCYATFLAKFFLLGKTNTLHKKITSFQHSGLESIPKAWERLQEYIFACPHHGMDEWLVLQNFYNGLTTMAQAHLDAIAGGAFLDLTIAKATALVEKMVQPRLE; from the coding sequence ATGTTTGAGCTGAAGACGAACCTCATCAACATGATGCAGGCTAGCCCATTCTGTGGGAAGCCTAACAAGGATGCCAACATTCATCCCCAGCACTTCCTTGGCCTTTGCGACACCGTCACCATGAGAGGAGTCACCCAAGATGCAATCCAACTCCGTCTgtttcccttcttcctcctcggaaGAGCGAAGCAGTGGTTCTACAAGGACAAGGATGCTGTCAACATATGGGACAAATGTTATGCGACATTCCTCGCCAAGTTCTTCCTGTTGGGAAAAACAAATACCCTTCACAAGAAGATCACCAGCTTTCAGCATTCGGGATTGGAATCAATCCCAAAGGCCTGGGAGAGGTTGCAAGAGTACATCTTCGCCTGCCCACACCATGGGATGGACGAATGGCTCGTCCTCCAAAACTTTTACAATGGGCTAACCACGATGGCACAAGCCCACCTCGACGCTATTGCTGGAGGAGCCTTCCTCGACCTCACCATTGCCAAAGCTACGGCTTTGGTCGAGAAGATGGTCCAACCAAGGCTGGAGTGA
- the LOC117835646 gene encoding uncharacterized protein, which translates to MEPRFRPIAPKPMLSPPPLMPIGGKVSSIQWQAQKRIRQDYPVPSPVLKRERDAMSYPSPPFWWATGDVEAPMVTRGWCMPKIFLPSHEEHLRRLSLEGSFASSRPPLPDAERLFLKERDLISKLQVPKVIKPHPTRPKRTTICIDCSNIVESTTWLVEVAVSKKTTREVEAELELPNALPAIVSGCNNNRVHLTNDAYKKMVGQPLCPWLNSLLGAGASRRMNGEVVLYVQMFSIVSCLPSTRCAFPCTAKISWQHEDGTASLIVPCAVEHLTGNSDDYCFIWRFDSKKSSIMYSFP; encoded by the coding sequence ATGGAACCACGATTTCGTCCCATCGCGCCCAAGCCCATGctgtcgccgccaccgctgatGCCTATTGGCGGCAAGGTAAGTAGCATTCAATGGCAGGCGCAGAAGCGCATCCGGCAGGACTATCCTGTGCCATCTCCGGTGTTaaagagggagagggatgcGATGTCTTACCCTTCGCCTCCATTCTGGTGGGCCACCGGAGATGTTGAGGCACCCATGGTGACGAGGGGATGGTGCATGCCTAAGATTTTTCTTCCAAGTCATGAAGAGCATCTCCGAAGACTTTCTCTTGAGGGGTCTTTTGCTTCATCAAGGCCGCCGTTGCCGGATGCGGAACGTTTGTTCCTGAAAGAGCGTGACCTGATCTCTAAGTTGCAGGTGCCTAAGGTCATTAAGCCCCATCCCACTCGCCCCAAGCGCACCACCATCTGCATCGACTGCAGCAATATCGTTGAGTCCACCACATGGTTGGTGGAAGTGGCTGTGTCCAAGAAGACAACGAGGGAAGTGGAGGCTGAGCTGGAGCTGCCCAACGCACTCCCAGCCATCGTATCGGGCTGCAATAATAACCGTGTCCACCTAACAAATGACGCATACAAGAAGATGGTGGGGCAACCACTATGCCCGTGGCTCAACTCCCTACTGGGAGCCGGTGCATCAAGGAGGATGAACGGTGAGGTGGTCCTGTATGTGCAAATGTTCAGCATCGTGTCATGCTTGCCAAGTACCAGGTGCGCGTTCCCATGCACTGCAAAGATCTCATGGCAGCATGAGGACGGCACTGCCTCGCTCATTGTGCCTTGTGCAGTTGAGCACCTGACTGGTAACTCCGACGACTATTGCTTCATTTGGAGGTTTGACTCCAAGAAATCATCCATCATGTACTCCTTTCCATAA